The following proteins are co-located in the Sphingomonas panacis genome:
- a CDS encoding tRNA-binding protein has translation MHVTHDPEAEASPVIGFDDFLKVDIRVGTIVEALPFPEARKPAFRLVIDFGPVIGLKKSSAQITEHYTLADLPGRQVAAVVNFPPRQIGKVMSEVLTLGFPDADGKVVLVIPSAGVPNGGRLF, from the coding sequence ATGCACGTAACCCATGATCCCGAGGCAGAGGCATCGCCCGTCATCGGCTTCGACGATTTCCTAAAGGTCGATATCCGCGTCGGCACGATCGTCGAGGCGCTGCCTTTCCCGGAGGCGCGCAAACCCGCCTTCAGGCTGGTGATCGATTTCGGCCCGGTGATCGGCCTTAAAAAATCCTCGGCGCAGATCACCGAGCATTACACGCTGGCGGACCTCCCCGGCCGGCAGGTCGCCGCAGTCGTCAACTTCCCACCGCGCCAGATCGGCAAGGTCATGTCCGAGGTGCTGACGCTCGGCTTCCCCGATGCGGACGGGAAGGTCGTCCTGGTGATACCGAGCGCGGGCGTGCCCAACGGCGGCCGGTTGTTCTGA
- a CDS encoding glutathione S-transferase family protein, producing the protein MWQLYQFPLCPFSRKVRLLLGEKGVGYELVRESPWARRDEFIDMNPAGQVPVMTDQARNLLLIDSMAICEYFEETIDKSAMISGSAAYRAEIRRQVAWFDAQFFADVTAPLLHERMEKRLVTRVAPDSKVLREAMRAAVRHLDYTDYLLDHNNWMAGSTMTLADLAAAAHISVVDYLGGIDWKNHEQTARWYRGLKSRPSFRPLLSERMDGIQPTSHYDDVDF; encoded by the coding sequence ATGTGGCAACTGTATCAATTTCCGCTCTGTCCGTTCTCGCGCAAGGTCCGTCTGCTGCTTGGTGAGAAGGGTGTCGGCTATGAGCTCGTGCGCGAATCGCCTTGGGCCAGGCGCGACGAATTCATCGATATGAACCCCGCCGGCCAGGTGCCGGTGATGACCGATCAGGCGCGTAACCTGCTGCTGATCGATTCGATGGCGATCTGCGAGTATTTCGAAGAGACCATCGACAAGAGCGCTATGATCTCCGGCTCCGCCGCCTATCGCGCCGAGATCCGCAGGCAGGTCGCGTGGTTCGATGCGCAATTCTTCGCGGATGTGACCGCGCCGTTGCTCCACGAGCGGATGGAAAAGCGGCTCGTCACGCGAGTGGCGCCCGATTCGAAGGTGCTGCGCGAAGCGATGCGCGCGGCGGTGCGGCATCTCGACTATACCGACTACCTGCTCGATCATAACAATTGGATGGCGGGATCGACGATGACGCTCGCCGATCTGGCGGCGGCCGCGCATATCTCGGTGGTCGATTATCTCGGCGGCATCGATTGGAAGAACCACGAACAGACCGCACGCTGGTATCGCGGGTTGAAGAGCCGGCCGAGCTTCCGCCCGCTATTGTCCGAGCGGATGGACGGCATCCAGCCGACCTCGCATTACGACGATGTCGATTTCTGA
- the gltB gene encoding glutamate synthase large subunit produces the protein MSMDQRTYLAEHGMYRPEFEGDACGVGLVAATDGKPSRRVVQSAIDALKAVWHRGAVDADGKTGDGAGLHVDLPAKFFDDAVTASGHKMRPNRLGVGMIFLPRTDLGAQEACRTIVESAIIEQGYTIYGWRQVPVDVSVIGQKAQATRPEIEQIMIAGPMPDAQSAAEFEKDLYLVRRRIEKRVIEAQISGFYVCSLSCRSIIYKGLFLAESLSVFYPDLTDQRFESRVAIFHQRYSTNTFPQWWLAQPFRCLAHNGEINTIRGNKNWMKSHEIKMAANAFGEHSEDIKPVIPAGASDTAALDATFEAIVRSGRDAPTAKLMLVPEAWGPKGEMPRAHLDMYKYFASVMEPWDGPAALAMTDGRWAVAGVDRNALRPLRYTRTSDGLLIVGSESGMVVVPESTVVEKGRMGPGQMIAVDLDEGKVFTDHAIKDQIAGEADYGAMIGEFIAMVDLPAAPEGATTRFERADLTRRQVAAGQTLEDMELILAPMVEGGKEAIGSMGDDTPLAVISDKPRLISQFFRQNFSQVTNPPIDPLRERHVMSLKTRFGNLANILDTEDRRDGVLVLESPVLTGADWARLKAHFGAQAADIDCTFETGGGPETLRAAITRIRAEAEQAVREGKSELFLSDLAIGPDRVGIAGVLAAAAVHTHLVRRGLRSYASINIQTAECLDTHYYAVLIGVGATTVHAYLAEAAIVDRFERGLFGELTLDQCLANHVHAIDEGLLKIMSKMGIAVISSYRGGYNFEAVGLSRSLVNDFFPGMPAKISGEGYASLHLNAKLRHEAAFDTAVVTLPIGGFYRQRHTGETHAYSAQLMHLLQSAVGSDSYSTYLQFSRGVEALPPVYLRDLLQFNYPGEGVPVDQVEAITEIRKRFVTPGMSLGALSPEAHETLAIAMNRIGAKAVSGEGGEDKSRYTPYANGDNANSGVKQIASGRFGVTAEYLNACDEIEIKVAQGAKPGEGGQLPGFKVTEFIAKLRHATPGVMLISPPPHHDIYSIEDLAQLIYDLKQINPIARVCVKLVSSAGIGTVAAGVAKAHADVILVSGHVGGTGASPQTSIKYAGTPWEMGLSEVNQTLTLNGLRGRIKLRADGGLKTGRDIVIAAILGAEEFGIGTLSLVAMGCIMVRQCHSNTCPVGVCVQDERLRAKFTGTPEKVINLMTFIAEEVRDILARLGVKSLDDVIGRTELLRQVSRGAEHLDDLDLNPILAKVDADEDQRRFSLKTWRNEVPDSLDAQIIKDAAAVFSRREKMQLTYSVRNTHRAVGTRLSSEITRKYGMDALADGHVHVRLRGSAGQSLGAFLCKGITLEVFGDANDYVGKGLSGGIIALRPVVSSPLKSNENTIIGNTVLYGATSGKLYAAGQAGERFAVRNSGATVVVEGCGANGCEYMTGGMAVVLGPVGTNFGAGMTGGMAFVYDPDGSFARRANPENITWNRLSSSHWESVLLSHVRAHHAATDSKWSGALLDDWGRVIDHFWQVVPKEMLSRLSHPLDDREALEAAE, from the coding sequence ATGAGCATGGACCAGCGCACCTATCTCGCCGAACACGGCATGTACCGCCCCGAGTTCGAGGGGGACGCCTGCGGCGTCGGCCTCGTCGCCGCGACCGACGGCAAGCCGTCGCGCCGTGTCGTCCAGTCGGCGATCGATGCCTTGAAGGCGGTGTGGCATCGCGGCGCGGTCGATGCTGATGGCAAGACCGGCGACGGCGCCGGGCTGCATGTCGATCTGCCCGCCAAGTTCTTCGACGATGCCGTGACGGCGTCTGGTCACAAGATGCGCCCCAACCGGCTCGGCGTCGGCATGATCTTCCTGCCGCGCACCGATCTCGGCGCGCAGGAGGCGTGCCGCACGATCGTCGAGAGCGCGATCATCGAGCAGGGCTATACGATCTATGGCTGGCGGCAGGTGCCGGTCGATGTCTCGGTGATCGGCCAGAAGGCGCAGGCGACTCGCCCCGAGATCGAGCAGATCATGATCGCCGGGCCGATGCCCGACGCGCAGAGCGCCGCCGAGTTCGAGAAGGATCTGTATCTCGTCCGTCGGCGGATCGAGAAGCGCGTGATCGAGGCGCAGATCAGCGGATTCTATGTCTGTAGCCTGTCGTGCCGGTCGATCATCTACAAGGGGCTGTTCCTCGCCGAGAGTCTGTCGGTGTTCTATCCCGATCTGACCGACCAGCGCTTCGAGAGCCGCGTCGCGATCTTCCACCAGCGCTATTCGACCAACACCTTCCCGCAATGGTGGCTGGCGCAGCCGTTCCGCTGCCTCGCCCACAACGGCGAGATCAACACGATCCGCGGCAACAAGAACTGGATGAAGAGCCACGAGATCAAGATGGCCGCCAATGCGTTCGGCGAGCATTCGGAGGACATCAAGCCGGTGATCCCGGCGGGCGCCTCCGATACTGCCGCGCTCGACGCGACCTTCGAGGCGATCGTGCGCTCGGGCCGCGACGCGCCGACCGCCAAGCTGATGCTCGTGCCCGAAGCCTGGGGGCCGAAGGGCGAGATGCCGCGCGCGCACCTCGACATGTACAAATATTTCGCGAGCGTGATGGAGCCGTGGGACGGCCCCGCCGCGCTGGCGATGACCGATGGCCGCTGGGCCGTGGCCGGCGTCGATCGCAACGCGCTGCGCCCGCTGCGCTACACCCGCACCTCGGACGGCCTGCTCATCGTCGGGTCAGAGAGCGGCATGGTCGTCGTTCCCGAATCGACCGTGGTCGAGAAGGGCCGGATGGGACCGGGCCAGATGATCGCGGTCGATCTCGACGAAGGCAAGGTGTTCACCGATCATGCGATCAAGGATCAGATCGCCGGCGAGGCCGATTACGGTGCGATGATCGGCGAGTTCATCGCGATGGTCGATCTGCCGGCCGCGCCCGAGGGGGCGACGACCCGGTTCGAGCGCGCCGATCTCACCCGCCGCCAGGTTGCCGCCGGGCAGACGCTCGAGGACATGGAGTTGATCCTCGCGCCGATGGTCGAGGGCGGCAAGGAAGCGATCGGCTCGATGGGAGACGACACGCCGCTCGCCGTCATCTCCGACAAGCCGCGCCTGATCAGCCAGTTCTTCCGGCAGAACTTCAGCCAGGTGACCAACCCGCCGATCGACCCCTTGCGCGAACGCCACGTCATGTCGCTCAAGACGCGGTTCGGCAATCTCGCCAACATCCTCGATACCGAGGACCGCCGCGACGGCGTGCTCGTGCTCGAATCGCCGGTGCTGACTGGCGCCGACTGGGCGCGGCTGAAGGCGCATTTCGGCGCGCAGGCGGCCGACATCGACTGCACCTTCGAAACCGGCGGCGGCCCAGAGACGCTGCGCGCCGCGATCACGCGAATTCGCGCTGAAGCCGAACAGGCCGTGCGCGAGGGCAAGAGCGAACTGTTCCTCAGCGATCTGGCGATCGGCCCCGACCGGGTTGGCATCGCCGGCGTGCTGGCGGCGGCTGCGGTGCATACGCATCTCGTCCGCCGGGGCCTGCGCTCCTATGCGAGCATCAACATCCAGACCGCCGAATGCCTCGACACGCATTATTACGCGGTGCTGATCGGCGTCGGCGCGACGACGGTGCATGCGTATCTGGCGGAGGCGGCGATCGTCGACCGGTTCGAACGCGGACTGTTCGGCGAACTGACGCTGGATCAGTGCCTCGCCAACCACGTTCACGCGATCGACGAGGGGCTGCTCAAGATCATGTCGAAGATGGGGATCGCGGTGATCTCCAGCTATCGGGGTGGCTATAATTTCGAGGCGGTCGGGCTGTCGCGCAGCCTCGTCAACGATTTCTTCCCCGGCATGCCCGCGAAGATCTCGGGCGAGGGCTATGCGTCGCTCCACCTCAACGCCAAGCTGCGCCACGAGGCTGCGTTCGATACCGCTGTCGTCACGCTGCCGATCGGCGGCTTCTACCGCCAGCGCCACACCGGCGAGACGCATGCCTATTCGGCGCAGTTGATGCACCTGCTGCAATCGGCGGTCGGCTCGGACAGCTATTCGACCTATCTGCAATTCTCGCGTGGCGTCGAGGCGCTGCCGCCGGTCTATCTGCGCGATCTGCTTCAGTTCAACTATCCGGGCGAAGGCGTGCCGGTCGATCAGGTCGAGGCGATCACCGAAATCCGCAAGCGCTTCGTCACGCCGGGCATGTCGCTGGGCGCGCTCAGCCCGGAGGCGCACGAGACGCTGGCGATCGCGATGAACCGGATCGGGGCCAAGGCGGTGTCGGGCGAGGGCGGCGAGGACAAGTCGCGCTACACGCCCTATGCGAACGGCGACAATGCCAATTCCGGCGTCAAGCAGATCGCCTCGGGCCGGTTCGGTGTGACCGCCGAATATCTCAACGCCTGCGACGAGATCGAGATCAAGGTCGCGCAGGGCGCCAAGCCCGGCGAGGGCGGGCAGTTGCCCGGTTTCAAGGTGACCGAGTTCATCGCCAAGCTGCGCCATGCGACGCCGGGCGTGATGCTGATCTCGCCGCCGCCGCACCACGACATCTATTCGATCGAGGATCTTGCGCAGCTCATCTATGATCTGAAGCAGATCAACCCGATCGCGCGGGTGTGCGTGAAGCTCGTCTCGTCGGCCGGCATCGGCACGGTCGCGGCGGGCGTGGCGAAGGCCCATGCCGACGTCATCCTCGTCTCCGGCCACGTCGGCGGCACCGGCGCGTCCCCACAGACCAGCATTAAATATGCCGGCACGCCGTGGGAAATGGGGCTTTCCGAAGTCAACCAGACGCTCACGCTCAACGGCCTGCGCGGCCGCATCAAGCTGCGCGCGGACGGTGGCCTCAAGACCGGGCGCGACATCGTCATCGCCGCGATCCTCGGCGCGGAGGAGTTCGGCATCGGTACGCTGTCGCTGGTGGCGATGGGCTGCATCATGGTGCGGCAATGCCATTCCAACACGTGCCCGGTCGGCGTGTGCGTGCAGGACGAGCGCCTGCGCGCGAAGTTCACCGGCACGCCCGAGAAGGTCATCAACCTGATGACCTTCATCGCAGAGGAAGTGCGCGACATTCTCGCCCGGCTCGGCGTCAAGAGCCTCGACGACGTGATCGGTCGCACCGAATTGCTCCGCCAGGTCAGCCGCGGCGCCGAGCATCTCGACGACCTCGATCTCAACCCGATCCTCGCCAAGGTCGACGCAGACGAGGATCAGCGCCGTTTCAGCCTGAAGACGTGGCGTAACGAAGTGCCCGACAGCCTCGATGCGCAGATCATCAAGGATGCGGCCGCAGTGTTCTCGCGCCGCGAGAAGATGCAACTGACCTATTCGGTGCGCAACACGCATCGCGCGGTCGGCACCCGGCTGTCGAGCGAGATCACGCGCAAGTACGGCATGGACGCGCTCGCCGACGGGCACGTCCACGTCCGCCTGCGCGGTTCGGCGGGGCAGAGTCTCGGCGCGTTCCTGTGCAAGGGCATCACGCTCGAAGTGTTCGGCGACGCCAACGATTATGTCGGCAAGGGCCTGTCGGGCGGCATTATCGCGCTACGCCCGGTGGTCTCATCACCGCTCAAGTCGAACGAGAATACGATCATCGGTAACACGGTGCTGTACGGTGCGACCTCGGGCAAGCTCTACGCGGCGGGCCAGGCGGGCGAGCGCTTCGCGGTGCGCAACTCCGGCGCGACCGTGGTCGTCGAGGGCTGCGGCGCCAACGGCTGCGAATATATGACCGGCGGCATGGCGGTCGTGCTCGGGCCGGTCGGCACCAACTTCGGCGCGGGCATGACCGGCGGCATGGCGTTCGTATACGATCCCGACGGAAGCTTCGCGCGCCGCGCCAACCCGGAGAATATCACCTGGAACCGGCTGTCCTCGTCGCACTGGGAATCGGTGCTGCTCAGCCATGTCCGCGCGCATCACGCCGCGACCGACAGCAAATGGTCGGGTGCGCTGCTCGACGATTGGGGCCGGGTGATCGACCATTTCTGGCAGGTCGTGCCGAAGGAGATGCTTTCGCGGCTGAGCCATCCGCTCGACGATCGTGAAGCGTTGGAGGCCGCCGAGTAG
- the pepN gene encoding aminopeptidase N: MLDIQTATAQPHVTRRADYTPPEWRVPDIALDFDLAPETTRVRATLSVERNAGHGPLRLDGAGQTLLSVMIDGVAVNDWRLENDALVLALAGDAHVVETEVEIAPDRNTQLMGLYASGGILCTQCEAEGFRRITYFPDRPDVLSRYSVRMTADKARYPVLLANGDPVAQGDLDDGRHWAAWNDPFPKPSYLFALVAGDLACNSGSFITQSGRTVQLGIWVRAADVAKTHHALEALKTSMAWDERVYGREYDLDVFNIVAVDDFNFGAMENKGLNVFNSRYILADPDTATDYDFDAIAAVVAHEYFHNWSGNRVTCRDWFQLSLKEGFTVYRDQSFSADQGSAAVKRIEDVRGLRAAQFPEDAGPLAHPIRPDEYQEISNFYTATIYNKGAEVIRMLATMLGAQAFRAGTDLYFERFDGTAATCEDFVASLEEASGIDLTQFRRWYSQAGTPRVTARLSHDVGGGRAVLTLSQSVPPTPGQPIKAPMVLPLRLKLFGADTGASLSDERLVLLEDDVAEIAFETATERPVLSINRGFSAPVVIETDRSAADLAFLSAHDDDPFARYEAMQQLMLDTLVAAASGMQADQAAVIAAIETTLDNSALDPAFIAEAVLLPSESFVGDQMAVVDPEAIFRAREALRREIGRALEPKWRAAYDQAAAIGGYVYSPEAKGLRRMKTVALGYIAASGAADAGALAFAQFEAADNMTDRQGALTTLVSSDAAERVAALDIFYNRYCDNALVLDKWFQAQALAQRDDTLAAVEDLARHRDFTLANPNRARSLVGAFSVNQRAFNAASGAGYRFVADQLIALDKLNPQTAAKLLPPLGRWRRYDAGRATLMRAELERILATPGLSKDMFEQASKSLAQ, encoded by the coding sequence ATGCTCGATATCCAGACCGCCACCGCCCAGCCACACGTCACCCGCCGCGCCGATTACACGCCGCCCGAGTGGCGCGTGCCCGACATCGCGCTCGATTTTGACCTCGCGCCGGAAACGACGCGGGTGCGCGCGACGCTGTCGGTCGAGCGCAACGCCGGGCACGGTCCGTTGCGGCTAGACGGCGCCGGGCAGACGTTGTTGTCGGTGATGATCGACGGCGTCGCGGTCAACGACTGGAGACTCGAGAACGACGCGCTGGTGCTGGCACTCGCCGGCGATGCGCATGTCGTCGAGACCGAGGTCGAGATCGCGCCCGATCGCAATACGCAGTTGATGGGCCTGTACGCCTCGGGCGGCATCCTGTGCACGCAGTGCGAGGCGGAGGGCTTCCGCCGCATCACCTATTTCCCCGATCGGCCCGATGTGCTGAGCCGCTACAGCGTGCGGATGACCGCCGACAAGGCGCGCTATCCGGTGCTCCTCGCCAATGGTGATCCGGTCGCGCAGGGCGATCTCGACGACGGCCGGCACTGGGCCGCGTGGAACGACCCGTTCCCCAAGCCGTCCTATCTGTTCGCGCTGGTGGCGGGCGATCTCGCCTGCAATTCGGGCAGCTTCATCACGCAATCGGGCCGCACGGTGCAGCTCGGCATCTGGGTGCGCGCCGCCGATGTGGCCAAGACGCACCATGCGCTCGAAGCGCTCAAGACATCGATGGCGTGGGACGAGCGCGTCTATGGCCGCGAATATGATCTCGACGTGTTCAACATCGTCGCGGTCGATGACTTCAATTTCGGCGCGATGGAGAACAAGGGCCTCAACGTCTTCAACAGCCGCTACATCCTCGCCGACCCCGACACCGCGACCGACTACGATTTCGACGCGATCGCTGCGGTCGTCGCGCACGAATATTTCCACAATTGGTCGGGCAATCGCGTGACGTGCCGCGACTGGTTCCAGCTTTCGCTGAAGGAAGGCTTCACCGTCTATCGCGATCAGAGCTTCTCGGCCGACCAGGGATCGGCGGCGGTCAAGCGGATCGAGGATGTGCGGGGGCTTCGCGCCGCGCAATTCCCCGAGGATGCCGGCCCGCTCGCGCACCCGATCCGGCCCGACGAATATCAGGAAATCTCCAACTTCTACACCGCGACGATCTACAACAAGGGCGCGGAGGTTATCCGCATGCTCGCGACGATGCTCGGCGCGCAGGCGTTCCGCGCGGGCACCGACCTGTATTTCGAACGGTTCGACGGGACGGCGGCGACCTGCGAGGATTTCGTCGCGTCGCTCGAGGAAGCCAGCGGCATCGACCTGACTCAGTTCCGCCGCTGGTACAGCCAGGCCGGCACGCCACGCGTCACAGCGCGGCTTTCGCATGACGTCGGTGGCGGCCGCGCGGTGCTGACACTGTCGCAGAGCGTGCCGCCGACGCCGGGCCAGCCGATCAAGGCACCGATGGTGCTACCGCTACGACTCAAGCTGTTCGGCGCAGACACCGGAGCGTCGCTCAGCGACGAGCGACTGGTGCTGCTGGAGGACGATGTCGCCGAGATCGCATTCGAGACGGCTACCGAGCGGCCAGTGCTGTCGATCAACCGCGGCTTCTCCGCGCCGGTGGTGATCGAAACCGATCGCAGCGCCGCCGATCTAGCGTTCCTGTCGGCGCATGACGACGATCCGTTCGCGCGCTACGAGGCGATGCAGCAACTCATGCTCGACACGCTCGTCGCCGCCGCGAGCGGGATGCAGGCGGATCAGGCTGCGGTAATCGCCGCGATCGAGACCACGCTGGACAATAGCGCGCTCGATCCCGCGTTCATCGCCGAGGCGGTGTTGCTGCCGTCGGAAAGCTTCGTCGGCGACCAGATGGCGGTGGTCGATCCCGAAGCGATCTTCCGCGCCCGCGAGGCGCTGCGCCGCGAGATTGGCCGTGCATTGGAGCCGAAATGGCGCGCCGCCTACGATCAGGCAGCGGCGATCGGCGGCTATGTCTATTCGCCAGAGGCCAAGGGCCTGCGCCGGATGAAGACCGTCGCGCTCGGCTATATCGCCGCGAGCGGTGCCGCGGATGCGGGCGCGCTCGCCTTCGCGCAGTTTGAGGCGGCCGACAACATGACCGACCGGCAGGGCGCGCTCACCACGTTGGTCAGCAGCGATGCGGCCGAGCGGGTGGCGGCGCTCGACATCTTCTACAACCGCTATTGCGACAATGCGCTGGTGCTCGACAAATGGTTCCAGGCACAGGCGCTCGCCCAGCGCGACGATACGCTCGCGGCGGTCGAGGATCTGGCGCGGCACCGCGACTTCACGCTCGCCAACCCCAATCGCGCACGTTCGCTGGTGGGGGCGTTCAGCGTCAACCAGCGCGCTTTCAATGCGGCATCGGGCGCCGGCTATCGTTTCGTCGCGGACCAGTTGATCGCACTCGACAAGCTCAACCCGCAGACCGCCGCCAAGCTGCTCCCGCCGCTCGGCCGGTGGCGGCGCTACGATGCGGGCCGCGCGACGCTGATGCGGGCAGAGCTGGAGCGTATCCTCGCCACGCCGGGCTTGTCGAAGGACATGTTCGAACAGGCATCGAAGAGTTTGGCGCAATAA